In Myxococcus stipitatus, the following are encoded in one genomic region:
- a CDS encoding DUF4230 domain-containing protein, with product MAKLSRILGPLLGVAAGVLVAGGLMRPTPASLPDTASVVQQMREVARLETLQVSLYKKVTFTPEPEATDALWKDVVNWARHTLQNPHGRAIVFADAHLGFDFQRIGPSSLHVAGTKVQVVLPPIDVRVELRPGETEVIDSNLDSAQTAQLLEKAKVAFERDVRADSRLQQRARDSAERSLRALLLTLGYREVLFVEKLPSTGTAG from the coding sequence ATGGCGAAGCTCTCGCGAATCCTCGGTCCGCTCCTGGGTGTCGCGGCGGGAGTGTTGGTGGCGGGTGGGCTCATGAGGCCCACGCCTGCTTCCCTGCCCGACACCGCGTCGGTGGTGCAGCAGATGCGCGAGGTGGCCCGGCTGGAGACGCTGCAGGTCTCCCTCTACAAGAAGGTCACCTTCACGCCCGAGCCCGAGGCCACGGATGCCCTCTGGAAGGACGTGGTGAACTGGGCGCGGCACACGCTCCAGAATCCGCATGGGCGCGCCATCGTCTTCGCGGACGCGCACCTGGGCTTCGACTTCCAGCGCATCGGCCCGTCGAGCCTCCATGTCGCGGGCACCAAGGTGCAGGTGGTGCTGCCCCCCATCGACGTACGCGTGGAGCTGCGGCCCGGGGAGACGGAGGTCATCGACTCCAACCTGGACAGCGCGCAGACGGCGCAGCTCTTGGAGAAGGCGAAGGTCGCCTTCGAGCGCGACGTGCGCGCGGACTCGCGCCTCCAGCAGCGTGCGCGTGACTCCGCCGAGCGCTCGCTTCGAGCGCTCCTGCTCACGCTGGGCTATCGCGAGGTGCTGTTCGTGGAGAAGCTACCGTCCACGGGCACGGCGGGCTGA
- the queF gene encoding preQ(1) synthase: MPSQPTKELQTFPNPAADRDYEIAFDCPEFTCLCPLTGQPDFARFKITYVPDQSCIELKSLKLYLWAYRNEGAFHEKVTNTIADDIIKAIQPRKLTVVGDWFVRGGIGTIVTVTHEKK; this comes from the coding sequence ATGCCTTCGCAGCCCACCAAGGAACTCCAGACCTTCCCCAACCCGGCGGCGGACCGCGACTACGAAATCGCGTTCGACTGCCCCGAGTTCACCTGCCTCTGCCCGCTCACCGGTCAGCCGGACTTCGCCCGGTTCAAGATCACCTACGTCCCGGACCAGTCCTGCATCGAGCTGAAGAGCCTGAAGCTCTACCTGTGGGCGTACCGCAACGAGGGGGCCTTCCACGAGAAGGTCACCAACACCATCGCCGACGACATCATCAAGGCCATCCAGCCGCGCAAGCTCACGGTGGTGGGCGACTGGTTCGTGCGCGGTGGCATCGGCACCATCGTCACCGTCACGCACGAGAAGAAGTAG
- a CDS encoding S-adenosylmethionine:tRNA ribosyltransferase-isomerase — protein MKPARWPVEQPEEGRLLHVEPREGRLTDARVADLPSLLRDGDLLVVNDAATFPASLLGRTALGERVELRLLSREPDGTWMAVLFGAGDWRRRTEDRPMPPLLPAGTRFTVVGLPVQVVEVLPPSPRLLRVAFEEEGAVLWSALYQGGRPVQYAHTLAPLSLWHVQTAYGARPWATEAPSAGLPLTWNLLLTLRRRGVRLASLTHATGLSSTGDAALDAVLPRPERSDIPASTVAQVEATRAAGGRVVAVGTTVVRALEGRAAMNGGKLVAGESVTDLLLGPGFVPRLVDGLFTGMHEPGTSHYALLQAFCSLTLLREASAHAEARGYLGHEFGDSCLLLDA, from the coding sequence ATGAAGCCCGCGCGCTGGCCCGTGGAGCAACCGGAGGAGGGGCGCCTCTTGCATGTGGAGCCGCGCGAGGGGCGCCTCACCGACGCACGCGTGGCGGACCTGCCGTCGCTGCTGCGCGACGGGGACCTGCTGGTGGTGAACGACGCCGCCACGTTCCCCGCGTCGCTCCTGGGGCGCACCGCGCTGGGAGAGCGCGTCGAGCTGCGCCTGCTGTCGCGCGAGCCGGATGGCACGTGGATGGCCGTCCTCTTCGGCGCGGGGGATTGGCGCAGGCGCACCGAGGACCGCCCGATGCCGCCCCTCTTGCCCGCCGGGACACGCTTCACCGTGGTGGGCCTCCCCGTCCAGGTGGTGGAGGTGCTCCCGCCCTCGCCCCGTCTCCTGCGCGTGGCCTTCGAGGAGGAGGGCGCGGTGCTCTGGTCCGCGCTGTACCAGGGAGGCCGCCCCGTGCAGTACGCACACACGCTGGCGCCGCTGTCGCTGTGGCACGTGCAGACGGCCTATGGCGCGCGGCCCTGGGCCACCGAGGCCCCGTCGGCGGGGCTGCCGCTCACCTGGAACCTGCTCCTGACATTGCGCCGCCGGGGCGTGCGGCTGGCGTCGCTCACCCATGCGACGGGGCTGTCCTCCACGGGGGACGCGGCCCTGGACGCGGTCTTGCCTCGGCCCGAGCGCTCCGACATCCCCGCGTCCACGGTGGCGCAGGTGGAGGCCACTCGTGCGGCGGGGGGACGGGTGGTGGCGGTGGGCACCACGGTGGTGCGCGCGCTGGAGGGACGGGCGGCGATGAACGGCGGGAAGCTGGTGGCGGGCGAGTCGGTGACGGACCTGCTCCTGGGGCCGGGCTTCGTGCCGCGCCTGGTGGATGGCCTCTTCACGGGGATGCACGAGCCGGGCACCAGCCACTACGCGCTGCTCCAGGCGTTCTGTTCGCTGACGCTCCTGCGGGAGGCGAGCGCCCACGCGGAGGCACGCGGCTATCTGGGGCACGAGTTCGGGGACTCGTGCCTGTTGCTCGACGCGTGA
- a CDS encoding XRE family transcriptional regulator produces the protein MDDEDLPSRLARNIRTLRETRGATQAQLSKLAGVPRATWANLESGTSNPTLSVLHRVASALQVSLEELVAKPRASARHYPRDSLTTRVRGAGLLRKLLPDPIPGMEFDRVELAAGVRITGVPHTPGTREYLACESGELALVASGERFLLKPGDVVVFRGDQKHSYENPGTRTSVGYSVVLLTPTL, from the coding sequence ATGGACGACGAGGACCTGCCAAGCAGGTTGGCGCGCAACATCCGGACGTTGAGGGAGACGCGAGGGGCCACGCAGGCGCAGCTGTCGAAGCTCGCGGGGGTGCCTCGGGCGACGTGGGCCAACCTGGAGTCCGGGACGTCCAACCCCACCTTGTCGGTGCTGCACCGCGTGGCGTCCGCGCTCCAGGTGTCGCTGGAGGAGCTGGTGGCGAAGCCTCGCGCCAGCGCGCGGCATTATCCGCGCGACAGCCTGACGACCCGGGTGCGCGGCGCGGGTCTCTTGCGCAAGCTGTTGCCCGACCCGATTCCCGGCATGGAGTTCGACCGGGTGGAGCTGGCCGCCGGAGTGCGCATCACCGGCGTGCCTCATACACCAGGCACCCGTGAGTACCTGGCCTGCGAGTCTGGTGAGCTGGCGCTCGTCGCCAGCGGAGAGCGCTTCCTCCTCAAGCCCGGAGACGTCGTCGTCTTCCGAGGAGACCAGAAGCACTCCTACGAGAACCCAGGGACGCGCACGTCCGTGGGTTACTCCGTCGTGCTCCTGACGCCCACGTTGTGA
- a CDS encoding SDR family oxidoreductase, translating to MNLTGKAVLVTGASRGLGRALMEHFARRGAKVVGVARHTADMDAAVEPLRAEGLSVHALAYDVGDKESIYRMVGVATSLVGPLDVLVNNASVLGPTPLPLLLDTACEDFHRVLEVNLVGPFRLTKAVVGNMLVRGGGLVLNISSDAAVAAYPRWGAYSVSKSALEHLGRIWAAELEGTDVRFLSVDPGEMDTRMHADAMPEVDRATLARPEDVASRIVAMVEHRVETLPSGSHVAAQRLEAA from the coding sequence ATGAATCTGACCGGAAAGGCGGTGCTCGTCACGGGGGCGAGCCGCGGGCTGGGGCGTGCGCTGATGGAGCACTTCGCGCGGCGAGGCGCGAAGGTGGTGGGCGTGGCGCGGCACACCGCGGACATGGATGCGGCGGTGGAACCCCTTCGGGCCGAAGGGTTGTCCGTCCACGCGCTGGCCTACGACGTGGGGGACAAGGAATCCATCTACCGGATGGTGGGTGTGGCCACGTCGCTGGTGGGGCCGCTGGATGTGCTGGTGAACAACGCCAGCGTGCTGGGCCCCACGCCGCTGCCGCTGCTCCTGGATACCGCGTGCGAGGACTTCCACCGCGTGCTGGAGGTCAACCTGGTGGGCCCCTTCCGGCTCACCAAGGCGGTGGTGGGCAACATGCTGGTGCGAGGAGGCGGGCTGGTGCTCAACATCAGCTCGGACGCGGCGGTGGCGGCGTATCCCCGCTGGGGCGCGTACAGCGTGTCCAAGAGCGCGCTGGAGCACCTGGGGCGCATCTGGGCCGCGGAATTGGAGGGCACGGACGTGCGCTTCCTCAGCGTGGACCCGGGGGAGATGGACACGCGGATGCACGCGGACGCCATGCCGGAGGTGGACCGCGCGACGCTGGCCCGGCCCGAGGACGTGGCCTCCCGCATCGTCGCGATGGTGGAGCACCGCGTGGAGACGCTGCCGTCCGGCTCCCACGTGGCGGCCCAGCGCCTGGAGGCCGCATGA
- a CDS encoding Ppx/GppA phosphatase family protein yields MPSRHPLPPVLAAIDVGTNAVRLELARPDADGALETLHQERDPIRPGEGVFATGAMPEETAQRLLSTLRRYAALCRRHKAQVRAVATSALREARNSTDIVQRVRDESGLNLEVVSGKEEARLICLGVLHRKPPNTRSLLIDIGGGSTEVATAVGEKPDNLWSLGLGSVRLTEVFDASRAVTSKQLRIMRGFVSEVLGKTLPPKLPHLPRVALGSSGTISAVVSFASSESSGNATVRQLTQTVETLAQMPPDRRRKRFDPKRADIIVAGAVILEGVAKYLGVESVSVVNRGLRDGILVDLLYRQDEHHQSDDHGLADAAVAMGERFHFDEKHARQVASLALTLFDDLAALHQLPLSVRPHLEVAALLHDIGHAVNYERHHKHTYYLIRHADLPGLADRERELVARIARYHRRSPPELAHSGMTGLTPLEARTVRKLATLLRLANALDHSHHQPIKDFKATNGRDGVALHLHARQPVDLELWNAEREMAHFRRVFGKKLTFHVHNGGR; encoded by the coding sequence ATGCCCAGCCGCCACCCCCTCCCGCCCGTCCTCGCCGCCATCGATGTGGGGACCAACGCCGTGCGACTGGAGCTCGCCCGGCCTGATGCCGACGGGGCGCTCGAGACGCTGCACCAGGAGCGCGACCCCATCCGCCCCGGCGAGGGCGTCTTCGCCACCGGCGCCATGCCCGAGGAGACCGCCCAGCGGCTCCTGTCCACGCTGCGCCGCTACGCCGCGCTCTGCCGCCGCCACAAGGCCCAGGTGCGCGCGGTGGCCACCAGCGCCCTGCGCGAGGCCCGAAACAGCACGGACATCGTCCAGCGCGTGCGAGACGAATCCGGCCTCAACCTGGAGGTCGTCAGCGGCAAGGAGGAAGCGCGCCTCATCTGCCTGGGCGTGCTGCACAGAAAGCCCCCCAACACGCGCTCGCTGCTCATCGACATTGGCGGCGGGAGCACCGAGGTGGCCACCGCCGTGGGCGAGAAGCCCGACAACCTGTGGAGCCTGGGCCTGGGCTCGGTGCGGCTCACCGAGGTCTTCGACGCGTCCCGCGCCGTGACGTCCAAGCAGCTGCGCATCATGCGCGGCTTCGTGTCGGAGGTGCTGGGCAAGACGCTGCCCCCGAAGCTGCCGCACCTGCCCCGGGTGGCGCTGGGCTCCTCCGGCACCATCAGCGCGGTGGTGTCCTTCGCCTCCAGCGAGAGCAGCGGCAACGCCACCGTGCGCCAGCTCACCCAGACGGTGGAGACGCTGGCGCAGATGCCTCCGGACCGGCGGCGCAAGCGCTTCGACCCCAAGCGCGCGGACATCATCGTCGCGGGCGCCGTCATCCTGGAGGGCGTAGCGAAGTACCTGGGCGTCGAGTCCGTCAGCGTCGTCAACCGAGGCCTGCGCGACGGCATCCTGGTGGACCTGCTCTACCGGCAGGACGAACACCACCAGTCGGACGACCACGGCCTGGCGGACGCCGCCGTCGCCATGGGCGAGCGCTTCCACTTCGACGAGAAGCACGCGCGGCAGGTGGCGTCCCTCGCCCTGACGCTCTTCGATGACCTGGCCGCGCTGCACCAGCTGCCGCTGTCGGTGCGCCCGCACCTCGAGGTGGCCGCGCTGCTCCACGATATCGGCCACGCCGTCAACTACGAGCGGCACCACAAGCACACGTACTACCTCATCCGCCACGCGGACCTCCCGGGCCTGGCGGACCGCGAGCGGGAGCTGGTGGCGCGCATCGCCCGCTACCACCGGCGCAGCCCGCCGGAGCTGGCGCACTCGGGGATGACGGGCCTGACGCCGCTCGAGGCGCGCACCGTGCGCAAGCTCGCCACCCTGCTGCGTCTGGCCAACGCGCTGGACCACAGCCACCACCAGCCCATCAAGGACTTCAAGGCCACCAACGGCCGCGACGGAGTCGCCCTGCACCTGCACGCGCGCCAGCCCGTGGACCTGGAGCTGTGGAACGCGGAGCGGGAGATGGCCCACTTCCGCCGCGTCTTCGGCAAGAAGCTCACCTTCCACGTCCACAACGGCGGCCGCTAG
- a CDS encoding zinc-dependent alcohol dehydrogenase has protein sequence MKAVVFHGIGDIRLDDVEEPRIEKPTDAVVRLTASAICGTDLHMVRGTMPGMKPGTILGHEGVGYIESLGDDVRNFSLGDRVVIPSTIACGNCVYCRAGYHSQCNEANPNGPSAGTAFFGGPAQTGPFHGMQAEKVRVPFANAGLVKVPDGVSDEQAILVSDIFPTGYFGAEMAEIKPGDTVAVFGCGPVGLFAIVSARLMGAGRVFAVDCHEDRLDLARAQGAEVINFDEEDPVKTLLRLTKGIGVDRAIDAVGVDAEHAHAGPASRRTGAERTEAKREVKEAAPHTHPSGANWVPGDAPAQVLTWAVEALAKAGTLSIIGVYPAQVHTFPIGQAMNKNLTLNMGNCNHRKYIPRLLELVRSGVVDPTAILSHVEPMDSALDAYRNFDLRKPGWVKVELEPSRQLQ, from the coding sequence ATGAAGGCGGTCGTCTTCCATGGGATTGGGGACATCCGGCTCGACGACGTGGAGGAGCCGCGCATCGAGAAGCCGACGGACGCCGTCGTCCGGCTGACGGCCAGCGCCATCTGCGGCACGGACCTTCACATGGTCCGCGGAACGATGCCCGGGATGAAGCCCGGCACCATCCTGGGCCACGAGGGCGTGGGCTACATCGAGTCGCTGGGCGACGACGTGCGCAACTTCAGCCTGGGAGACCGCGTCGTCATCCCGTCCACCATCGCCTGCGGCAACTGCGTCTACTGCCGCGCGGGCTACCATTCGCAATGCAACGAGGCGAACCCGAACGGCCCCTCCGCGGGCACGGCCTTCTTCGGAGGCCCCGCGCAGACGGGCCCCTTCCACGGCATGCAGGCGGAGAAGGTGCGGGTGCCCTTCGCGAACGCGGGGCTGGTGAAGGTGCCCGACGGCGTGAGCGACGAGCAGGCCATCCTCGTCTCCGACATCTTCCCCACCGGCTACTTCGGCGCGGAGATGGCGGAAATCAAACCGGGCGACACCGTGGCGGTGTTCGGCTGCGGCCCGGTGGGGTTGTTCGCCATCGTCAGCGCCCGGCTGATGGGCGCCGGCCGCGTCTTCGCCGTGGACTGCCACGAGGACCGGCTGGACCTGGCGCGCGCCCAGGGCGCGGAGGTCATCAACTTCGATGAAGAGGACCCGGTGAAGACGCTCTTGCGCTTGACGAAGGGCATCGGCGTGGACCGGGCCATCGACGCGGTGGGCGTGGACGCCGAACACGCCCACGCGGGCCCCGCCTCCCGCCGCACCGGCGCCGAGCGCACGGAGGCGAAGCGAGAGGTGAAGGAGGCCGCGCCCCACACCCACCCCAGCGGCGCCAACTGGGTGCCCGGGGATGCGCCCGCGCAGGTGCTGACATGGGCGGTGGAGGCGCTGGCCAAGGCGGGCACGCTGTCCATCATCGGCGTCTACCCCGCCCAGGTGCACACCTTCCCCATCGGCCAGGCGATGAACAAGAACCTCACGCTGAACATGGGCAACTGCAACCACCGCAAGTACATCCCCCGGCTGCTGGAGCTGGTGCGCTCGGGGGTGGTGGACCCCACGGCCATCCTCTCGCACGTGGAGCCCATGGACAGCGCGCTGGACGCCTACCGCAACTTCGACCTGCGCAAGCCCGGCTGGGTGAAGGTGGAGCTGGAGCCCTCGCGGCAACTCCAGTGA
- a CDS encoding tetratricopeptide repeat protein, with amino-acid sequence MSVLPEVERLRRKVEAGERLSDAELEALRSHAGRGEGPVLRLALAHALINAGAEREALPLLETLRRDFPQDLPVMLGLARALLGLERHGDAEALLRQVWSREPGDPEVLKVLSVLALRRGEVGKAQSYVEEALARDPFDGEARLLKEELEAAELPPPNAPEEQVLRPEFIAALTGALGRARVSFRRQGKDLLLKLATGGVGRVDVGSLYAAYLEAPGTQGLLAYAETLAARLSGLDSGLGSADMPLESRLRPVLRHPSFVAKAVGALHRPGPAGLEVFYVLEDADFVRYLPESALGPSGLTAEAVDAAAWRNLSAHPAPVHPVVIDRGEVHLAETFSGLWAVAGGDGLDGARLLTGTQYRMLSTVAGGEALCVSLARRELTVVGWASQAAVRTALASLEPTPEGIPGLFYQSADGLLLPDGSSY; translated from the coding sequence GTGAGTGTCTTGCCGGAAGTGGAGCGCCTGCGCCGGAAGGTGGAGGCGGGGGAGCGCCTGAGCGACGCGGAGCTGGAGGCCCTGCGTTCCCATGCGGGAAGAGGCGAGGGCCCTGTCCTTCGGCTGGCGTTGGCGCATGCCCTCATCAACGCGGGGGCGGAGCGTGAGGCGCTGCCGCTCCTGGAGACCCTGCGGCGCGACTTCCCTCAGGACCTGCCGGTGATGCTGGGCCTGGCTCGCGCGCTGCTCGGTCTGGAGCGGCATGGCGACGCCGAGGCGCTGCTGCGACAGGTCTGGTCTCGCGAGCCCGGAGACCCCGAGGTCCTCAAGGTCCTCTCCGTGCTGGCCCTGCGCCGAGGAGAGGTCGGCAAGGCCCAGTCCTACGTCGAGGAGGCGCTGGCTCGGGACCCGTTCGACGGGGAGGCTCGGCTGCTGAAGGAAGAGCTGGAGGCGGCGGAGCTGCCCCCTCCGAATGCACCCGAGGAACAGGTGCTCCGTCCGGAGTTCATCGCCGCGCTCACGGGCGCCCTGGGGCGAGCCCGCGTGAGTTTCCGTCGTCAGGGCAAGGACCTGCTCCTGAAGCTGGCCACGGGCGGCGTGGGCCGCGTCGACGTCGGCTCGTTGTACGCGGCCTACCTCGAGGCCCCTGGCACCCAGGGCCTGCTGGCCTACGCGGAGACGCTCGCGGCGAGGTTGAGCGGACTCGATTCAGGACTGGGCTCGGCGGACATGCCGCTGGAGTCCCGGCTGCGGCCGGTGCTGCGGCATCCGAGCTTCGTGGCGAAGGCCGTGGGCGCGCTGCATCGCCCGGGGCCCGCGGGACTCGAGGTGTTCTACGTCCTGGAGGACGCCGACTTCGTGCGCTACCTGCCCGAGTCCGCGCTCGGCCCCTCGGGGCTGACGGCGGAGGCCGTGGACGCGGCCGCGTGGCGCAACCTGTCGGCCCATCCCGCGCCCGTGCACCCCGTGGTCATCGACCGGGGCGAGGTGCATCTGGCGGAGACCTTCTCTGGCCTGTGGGCGGTGGCGGGGGGAGATGGCCTGGATGGCGCGCGGCTGCTCACCGGGACGCAGTACCGCATGCTGTCGACGGTGGCGGGTGGCGAGGCCCTCTGCGTGTCCCTGGCTCGCCGCGAGCTGACCGTGGTGGGCTGGGCTTCGCAGGCCGCTGTCCGCACGGCGCTCGCGTCCCTGGAGCCGACCCCCGAGGGGATTCCGGGCCTCTTCTATCAATCCGCGGACGGACTCCTGTTGCCGGACGGCTCCTCCTACTGA
- a CDS encoding phospholipase D-like domain-containing protein, with amino-acid sequence MRADAVPSPLQPVPAVASQALNRPRETEDCALLNGGTEAFPRMLEAISFARERIHLEVYTFESEGVGARFMDALVAAAKRGVSVKVVVDGWGSIGHSTRLTQTLRAAGVKVRVYNPLTSLCLGRAWRNHRKILLVDDTVAFLGGINIGDAYAAKGDVPGWADLAVELRGDICRQLGEKLTAGAAELKSGAVSLLLSGFSGGHRLRKRYLAAIDGAKHTVTLAHAYFLPDNSFVKALTRAARRGVKVSLLLAGRSDVVFARAATMRLYNTFLHAGVNIHEWTDSTLHAKAAVVDGRTLLVGSFNLDPLSLVNLETLVEVQEPRVAAQAVSWLDRHITLSRSVLQEHCTRSRFQRWMLDVVGLAVARFAERFASFMGRRRKR; translated from the coding sequence ATGCGCGCCGATGCCGTCCCGTCTCCGTTGCAGCCCGTGCCCGCCGTCGCCTCACAGGCCCTGAACCGGCCGAGGGAGACGGAGGACTGCGCGCTGCTCAATGGCGGCACGGAGGCGTTCCCCCGGATGCTGGAGGCCATCTCCTTCGCCCGGGAGCGCATCCACCTGGAGGTCTACACCTTCGAGAGCGAGGGTGTGGGCGCGCGCTTCATGGACGCCCTGGTGGCCGCGGCGAAGCGAGGCGTGTCGGTGAAGGTGGTGGTGGATGGCTGGGGCAGCATCGGCCACAGCACACGGCTCACCCAGACGCTGCGGGCCGCGGGCGTGAAGGTGCGCGTCTACAACCCGCTCACGTCGCTGTGCCTGGGCCGCGCGTGGCGCAACCACCGCAAGATTCTCCTCGTCGATGACACGGTGGCGTTCCTGGGCGGCATCAACATCGGGGATGCCTACGCGGCGAAAGGCGACGTGCCCGGGTGGGCGGACCTGGCGGTGGAGCTGCGAGGCGACATCTGCCGGCAGTTGGGCGAAAAGCTCACGGCGGGCGCGGCGGAGCTGAAGTCCGGCGCGGTGAGCCTGCTCCTGTCCGGCTTCAGCGGCGGCCACCGGCTGCGCAAGCGCTACCTGGCGGCCATCGACGGCGCGAAGCACACGGTGACGCTCGCACACGCCTACTTCCTGCCGGACAACAGCTTCGTGAAGGCGCTCACCCGCGCGGCGCGCCGGGGCGTGAAGGTGTCGCTCCTGCTCGCGGGCCGAAGCGACGTGGTGTTCGCCCGCGCCGCGACGATGCGGCTGTACAACACGTTCCTCCACGCGGGGGTGAACATCCACGAGTGGACGGACTCCACCCTGCACGCCAAGGCAGCGGTGGTGGACGGGCGGACGCTGCTGGTGGGCAGCTTCAACCTGGACCCGCTCTCGCTCGTGAATCTGGAGACGCTGGTGGAGGTGCAGGAGCCGCGCGTCGCCGCGCAGGCCGTCAGCTGGCTGGACAGACACATCACCCTCTCCCGGAGCGTCCTCCAGGAGCACTGCACGCGCTCGCGCTTCCAGCGGTGGATGCTGGATGTCGTCGGGCTGGCGGTGGCCCGCTTCGCCGAGCGCTTCGCCAGCTTCATGGGACGGCGCCGCAAACGTTGA
- a CDS encoding 2OG-Fe(II) oxygenase encodes MELTDLEVEALGTRGFFTRPFFIGNEAALAARAEALARAESGVLHAAGIRRGADRTQDSSVRGDLIGWVEPQPDTALGALRERFAMLGHALSQGAYLGLGRFDLQLACYPGGGAHYSRHVDAFPGQSNRRATAIWYANQGWQPEHGGVLRLHPRHLPPVDIPPMLDTLVVFLSERIEHEVLPAHARRLALTAWFYGRDSG; translated from the coding sequence GTGGAGTTGACGGACTTGGAAGTGGAGGCATTGGGGACGCGTGGATTCTTCACGCGTCCCTTCTTCATCGGGAATGAAGCCGCCCTCGCCGCGCGGGCAGAAGCGCTGGCGAGGGCCGAATCCGGAGTGTTGCATGCCGCGGGAATCCGAAGAGGTGCGGACCGGACCCAGGATTCCAGCGTGCGCGGTGACCTCATCGGCTGGGTGGAACCCCAACCGGACACCGCGCTGGGCGCTCTGAGAGAGCGCTTCGCCATGCTGGGACATGCCCTCTCACAAGGGGCCTATCTCGGCTTGGGTCGTTTTGATTTGCAGCTCGCGTGTTATCCGGGGGGAGGGGCGCACTACTCGCGCCACGTCGACGCCTTCCCCGGACAGTCCAACCGCAGGGCCACGGCCATCTGGTACGCCAACCAGGGCTGGCAACCGGAACACGGAGGCGTCCTGCGGCTTCACCCCAGGCACCTGCCCCCCGTCGACATCCCCCCCATGCTGGACACGCTCGTCGTCTTCCTGAGCGAGCGCATCGAGCACGAGGTGCTCCCCGCCCACGCGCGCCGGCTGGCCCTCACGGCCTGGTTCTACGGCCGCGACTCGGGCTGA
- a CDS encoding serine/threonine-protein kinase: MAVVYRGLHEMIQREVAIKELLPEGKRDKETMSRFRRESLALAAFRHQNIVTLYDLVEKNDSLFMVMELVDGPTLHTLIREGPLPPDVTGVIAARIASALDHAHFRHIIHRDLKPANVMLTKSGDVKLMDFGIAKDVGLEALTQAGMAVGTPSYMSPEQVTGAPLDGRTDIFSLGVLLYEALSGARPFHGKTAGEVFAKIRDGKYTPLNKVAPNVPAPLVRIIQRAMEVKPEDRFPDAAAMRRELDVFLAQEVPMSHAGLLVAFLRHRQKLTETEAQQLLRPQELDAVADVFDTSRSRSGGMLKWALTALILASAAGTGLYFTQAQWAPFVQQLTR; encoded by the coding sequence ATGGCCGTCGTGTATCGCGGCCTCCACGAGATGATTCAGCGCGAGGTGGCCATCAAGGAATTGCTGCCGGAGGGCAAGCGAGACAAGGAGACGATGTCTCGCTTCCGGCGCGAGTCGCTCGCGCTGGCCGCGTTCCGTCACCAGAACATCGTCACGCTCTATGACCTGGTGGAGAAGAACGACAGCCTGTTCATGGTGATGGAGCTGGTGGACGGGCCCACGCTGCACACGCTCATCCGCGAGGGGCCGCTGCCGCCGGACGTCACGGGGGTCATCGCCGCGCGCATCGCCAGCGCGCTGGACCACGCGCACTTCCGCCACATCATCCACCGCGACTTGAAGCCGGCCAACGTCATGCTCACCAAGTCCGGTGACGTGAAGCTGATGGACTTCGGCATCGCCAAGGACGTGGGCCTGGAGGCGCTCACGCAGGCGGGCATGGCGGTGGGCACGCCCTCGTACATGTCTCCGGAGCAGGTGACGGGGGCGCCGTTGGATGGCCGCACCGACATCTTCTCGTTGGGGGTGCTGCTCTACGAGGCCCTCTCCGGCGCGCGCCCCTTCCACGGCAAGACGGCGGGCGAGGTGTTCGCGAAGATTCGCGACGGCAAGTACACGCCGCTCAACAAGGTGGCGCCCAACGTGCCCGCGCCGCTGGTGCGCATCATCCAGCGCGCCATGGAGGTGAAGCCCGAGGACCGCTTCCCGGACGCCGCCGCCATGCGCCGCGAGCTGGACGTCTTCCTGGCCCAGGAGGTCCCCATGTCCCATGCGGGGCTGCTGGTGGCCTTCCTGCGCCACCGCCAGAAGCTGACGGAGACGGAGGCGCAGCAACTGCTCAGGCCCCAGGAGCTGGACGCCGTGGCGGACGTCTTCGACACCTCGCGCTCCCGTTCGGGTGGGATGCTCAAGTGGGCGCTGACCGCGCTGATTCTGGCGTCCGCGGCCGGAACCGGCCTTTACTTCACCCAGGCGCAGTGGGCGCCATTCGTGCAACAGCTCACCCGCTGA